The Microbacter sp. GSS18 genome has a segment encoding these proteins:
- a CDS encoding DUF1294 domain-containing protein yields the protein MPAAPARRPATTAKERDLSRPLPAGLSWTTLALFTPALVLAWTLVPLPWWVPAAYGAMSVIAFAAYGLDKLAARKGWNRVSESTLLALGLLCGWPGALIAQQLFRHKTRKRAFRRPFWGTVVLNVVALGAFATIVAAGILPLT from the coding sequence ATGCCCGCAGCCCCCGCCCGTCGTCCCGCGACCACCGCGAAGGAGCGCGACCTGTCGCGCCCGCTGCCGGCCGGCCTCAGCTGGACGACCCTCGCCCTGTTCACCCCCGCCCTCGTCCTCGCGTGGACGCTCGTGCCCCTCCCCTGGTGGGTGCCCGCCGCGTACGGGGCGATGAGCGTCATCGCGTTCGCGGCGTACGGACTCGACAAGCTCGCCGCCCGCAAGGGCTGGAACCGGGTTTCGGAGAGCACACTGCTGGCCCTCGGCCTGCTGTGCGGGTGGCCGGGCGCGCTCATCGCGCAGCAGCTCTTCCGACACAAGACGCGCAAGCGCGCCTTCCGCCGCCCGTTCTGGGGCACTGTCGTCCTCAACGTCGTCGCGCTCGGGGCGTTCGCCACGATCGTCGCCGCCGGCATCCTGCCCCTGACCTGA
- a CDS encoding FAD-dependent monooxygenase, with amino-acid sequence MHAVICGAGIAGLASAISLHRSGWQVTVLEHAPRLRDGGYMIDFFGPGFDAAERIGILETLRERAHRVDVIDWADPDGHTRARLHYDRMRDAADGKLFPLLRGDVERTLFEALPGGVDVRFSTTVTGARSHAGGVAVDVGGDRIEADLLVGADGIHSGIRAQVFGPEERYLRPLGLHTAAWFADSPPAATALAGRFVIESAPGKMAGVYGVGGDRVATFLTFTESAARMPEDPLTALRARYWDLSGVVRPVLAADPVDEVYYDVVAQIEMPTWRSGRVILVGDAAYAVSLVAGQGASLALAGGVALGEALDAYTLADDPQALDAALAAFEKRVRPVVEEKQAGGRRTAKWFVPTTPARLALRNLSMRMADLPMLARLLRPVLSLDTKGFAPVSRPESR; translated from the coding sequence ATGCACGCCGTGATCTGCGGGGCCGGCATCGCCGGGCTCGCGAGTGCCATCTCCCTGCACCGCTCGGGCTGGCAGGTCACGGTCCTGGAGCACGCGCCCCGGCTGCGCGACGGCGGGTACATGATCGACTTCTTCGGTCCGGGCTTCGACGCCGCCGAGCGCATCGGCATCCTCGAGACCCTGCGCGAGCGCGCGCACCGCGTCGACGTGATCGACTGGGCCGACCCGGACGGTCACACGCGCGCACGGCTCCACTACGACCGCATGCGCGATGCCGCGGACGGCAAGCTCTTCCCGCTGCTGCGCGGCGACGTCGAGCGCACGCTGTTCGAGGCGCTTCCCGGCGGCGTCGACGTGCGGTTCTCCACGACGGTCACGGGTGCACGAAGCCACGCGGGAGGTGTCGCCGTCGACGTGGGCGGCGACAGGATCGAAGCCGACCTGCTCGTGGGCGCCGACGGCATCCACTCGGGCATCCGCGCCCAGGTCTTCGGGCCCGAGGAGCGCTACCTGCGACCGCTGGGCCTGCACACGGCGGCCTGGTTCGCCGACAGCCCGCCCGCCGCCACGGCGCTCGCGGGACGCTTCGTCATCGAGAGCGCACCGGGCAAGATGGCCGGCGTCTACGGCGTGGGCGGCGACCGCGTGGCGACCTTCCTGACGTTCACCGAGAGCGCGGCGCGGATGCCGGAGGATCCATTGACCGCGCTGCGCGCGCGGTATTGGGACCTGAGCGGCGTCGTCCGGCCCGTGCTCGCCGCCGACCCGGTCGACGAGGTGTACTACGACGTCGTCGCGCAGATCGAGATGCCCACGTGGCGATCGGGGCGCGTCATCCTGGTCGGCGATGCCGCCTACGCCGTCTCACTCGTGGCTGGGCAGGGCGCGTCGCTCGCGCTGGCGGGCGGCGTGGCGCTCGGCGAGGCGCTCGATGCGTATACCCTCGCCGACGACCCGCAGGCGCTCGATGCCGCACTGGCCGCCTTCGAGAAGCGCGTCCGGCCGGTCGTGGAGGAGAAGCAGGCGGGCGGTCGCCGCACGGCGAAGTGGTTCGTGCCGACCACACCCGCCCGCCTCGCCCTTCGCAACCTCTCGATGAGGATGGCGGATCTGCCGATGCTCGCGCGGCTGCTCAGACCCGTGCTGTCGCTGGACACGAAGGGTTTCGCACCCGTGTCACGGCCCGAGAGCCGCTGA
- a CDS encoding aldo/keto reductase, translated as MQQRPLGRTGRTVSSIGLGTWQLGADWGSVSETDAEAVLAASADAGVTLFDTADVYGDGRSEALIGRFLAARPGHGITVATKMGRRLAQEHENYTLENFRAWTDRSRANLGVDTLDLVQLHCPPSDVIEADATYDALDALVAGGTIAAYGVSVETTRQALDAIARPNVTNVQIIVNPFRLKPLDEVLPAADAAGVAVFARVPLASGLLSGKYTASTTFAADDHRTYNRHGEAFDRGETFSGVDFDEGLAAVAELSAALPATVSLPAATLAWIATRRGITSVIPGARNVVQALANAEAGALAESGFDVEAFDAVVRDVYDRRLKAVIHPQW; from the coding sequence ATGCAACAGCGCCCCCTCGGCCGCACCGGCCGCACCGTCTCGTCCATCGGCTTGGGCACCTGGCAGCTCGGCGCCGATTGGGGGTCCGTCAGCGAGACGGACGCCGAAGCCGTGCTCGCGGCATCCGCCGATGCGGGAGTCACCCTCTTCGACACGGCCGACGTCTACGGGGACGGACGCAGCGAGGCGCTCATCGGACGGTTCCTCGCGGCCCGGCCCGGACACGGCATCACCGTCGCGACGAAGATGGGCAGGCGTCTCGCACAGGAGCACGAGAACTACACACTCGAGAACTTCCGCGCGTGGACCGACCGCTCGCGGGCCAACCTGGGGGTCGACACGCTCGACCTCGTGCAGCTGCACTGTCCGCCCTCGGACGTCATCGAGGCCGACGCCACGTACGACGCTCTGGACGCGCTGGTCGCGGGCGGCACGATCGCCGCGTACGGGGTCTCGGTCGAGACGACCCGCCAGGCGCTCGACGCGATCGCCCGCCCGAACGTCACCAACGTGCAGATCATCGTCAACCCGTTCCGGCTCAAGCCCCTCGACGAGGTGCTTCCGGCGGCCGACGCAGCCGGCGTGGCCGTCTTCGCGCGGGTGCCGCTGGCGTCCGGACTGCTGTCGGGGAAGTACACCGCGTCGACGACGTTCGCCGCCGACGACCACCGCACCTACAACCGGCACGGCGAGGCGTTCGACCGTGGTGAGACGTTCTCGGGCGTCGACTTCGACGAGGGCCTGGCCGCCGTCGCCGAGCTGTCGGCCGCCCTGCCCGCCACGGTGAGCCTGCCGGCGGCGACCCTCGCCTGGATCGCGACGCGGCGGGGGATCACGAGCGTCATCCCGGGCGCGCGAAACGTCGTCCAGGCGCTCGCGAACGCCGAGGCCGGCGCGCTCGCCGAATCGGGCTTCGACGTCGAGGCGTTCGACGCCGTCGTACGCGATGTCTACGATCGTCGTCTGAAAGCAGTCATCCACCCCCAGTGGTGA
- a CDS encoding HsmA family protein — protein MLIAAIVIITLALVLYSIGVWGVRVQHALHWWHVAFFALGLAADMIGTYLMTQIAAERRANGDDVTWLNAFMNVSGTLAILLMAIHLVWAVVVLIRGREKEKSCFRRWSVLVWIVWLIPYAAGAAGAMIA, from the coding sequence ATGCTCATCGCCGCCATCGTCATCATCACGCTCGCGCTCGTCTTGTACTCGATCGGCGTGTGGGGTGTCCGCGTGCAGCACGCGCTGCACTGGTGGCACGTGGCCTTCTTCGCGCTCGGCCTGGCTGCGGACATGATCGGGACCTACCTGATGACGCAGATCGCGGCCGAGCGCCGCGCGAACGGCGACGACGTGACGTGGCTGAACGCGTTCATGAACGTCAGCGGCACGCTCGCGATCCTGCTGATGGCGATCCACCTGGTGTGGGCGGTCGTCGTGCTGATCCGCGGGCGCGAGAAGGAGAAGAGCTGCTTCCGCCGCTGGAGCGTGCTCGTGTGGATCGTGTGGCTGATCCCGTACGCCGCGGGAGCGGCCGGCGCGATGATCGCCTGA
- a CDS encoding MFS transporter, whose protein sequence is MAASPQLERTGARGVAVVSGLVLATLGATLPQSMTAPVISLTADAFDTTAAEASWALTVVLVIAVATTPVIGRLGDRFGARRVLLMLLPIVGLGLVIAAFSPTIGWLIAGRVLQGLGGGVFPLAVAIVPHVVAERRRAAVVGLLTTMLATAIGFGVLVSGLLVDSIGIRALSWVPFALVAAGGVIVAAALPHIPRRSGVHIDVPAALALSVGVVAILIALTEAPRWPIAPLWIALCAAATVASAVFWVRRERRSPDPLVGAHALGRPAVWTSHVTAALFGGALLGVFVLVPVFAEAPWWHEGLSVTVTAAGLLLLPATLAMLAVGPLAGVVRRWLGTRAPVVIGAVIATAGALVLVLTARGMAAVVAGTILLGAGIAIGTAGLSNVLVDVADDEHVASAIAFNVVARQLGGAVGAASVAAVLSADNRAPDAEAFGAAFLLIAVLTGLAVVSSLMIPSTRVARRRP, encoded by the coding sequence ATGGCCGCATCTCCGCAGCTCGAGCGCACCGGCGCGCGCGGAGTCGCGGTCGTCAGCGGTCTCGTGCTGGCGACGCTCGGGGCGACACTCCCCCAGTCGATGACCGCGCCCGTCATCAGCCTCACCGCCGATGCGTTCGACACGACAGCCGCCGAGGCGAGTTGGGCGCTCACCGTCGTCCTCGTCATCGCGGTGGCGACCACGCCCGTCATCGGCCGGCTCGGCGACCGGTTCGGGGCCCGTCGCGTGCTGCTGATGCTGCTGCCGATCGTGGGACTCGGTCTCGTCATCGCCGCGTTCTCGCCGACCATCGGCTGGCTCATCGCCGGACGTGTGCTGCAGGGGCTCGGGGGCGGGGTGTTCCCCCTGGCCGTCGCGATCGTCCCGCACGTCGTGGCCGAGCGGCGGCGGGCCGCCGTGGTGGGCCTGCTCACGACGATGCTGGCCACCGCGATCGGCTTCGGTGTGCTCGTGTCGGGTCTGCTCGTCGACTCCATCGGCATCCGCGCGCTGTCATGGGTACCGTTCGCGCTCGTCGCCGCCGGCGGCGTCATCGTCGCCGCGGCCCTCCCCCACATCCCGCGTCGGTCGGGCGTCCACATCGACGTCCCCGCCGCGCTCGCGCTGTCGGTCGGCGTGGTCGCGATCCTCATCGCGCTCACCGAGGCGCCGCGCTGGCCGATCGCGCCGCTGTGGATCGCGCTGTGCGCGGCGGCGACCGTCGCGAGCGCCGTCTTCTGGGTTCGGCGCGAGCGGCGCAGCCCCGACCCGCTCGTGGGCGCTCACGCGCTGGGGCGCCCGGCGGTGTGGACGTCGCACGTGACGGCCGCGCTGTTCGGCGGCGCACTGCTCGGCGTCTTCGTCCTCGTCCCGGTGTTCGCCGAGGCGCCGTGGTGGCACGAAGGACTGTCGGTCACGGTGACGGCGGCGGGTCTGCTGCTGCTGCCGGCGACGCTGGCGATGCTCGCGGTCGGACCGCTCGCGGGCGTCGTGCGACGGTGGCTCGGAACCCGCGCCCCGGTCGTGATCGGCGCCGTCATCGCGACGGCCGGCGCGCTCGTCCTCGTGCTGACCGCTCGGGGCATGGCGGCGGTGGTGGCCGGCACGATCCTGCTCGGCGCCGGCATCGCGATCGGCACCGCGGGCCTGTCGAACGTCCTGGTCGACGTCGCCGACGACGAGCATGTCGCCAGCGCCATCGCCTTCAACGTCGTGGCGCGTCAGCTGGGCGGTGCCGTCGGGGCGGCGAGCGTCGCGGCCGTCCTCAGCGCCGACAACCGCGCTCCGGATGCCGAGGCCTTCGGCGCCGCCTTCCTGCTGATCGCGGTCCTCACGGGCCTGGCGGTGGTGTCGTCCCTGATGATCCCGTCGACGCGCGTCGCACGCCGACGGCCGTGA
- a CDS encoding TIGR00730 family Rossman fold protein, which produces MSASEKYTVTVFCGSAPGFDAVYVEQAAAIGTAIGERGIHLVYGGGHVGLMGTTANAALTAGGTVTGVIPHALQQREAMHHHLTELIVVDTMHERKTIMSERADAFIALPGGPGTLEELTEQWTWAQLGIHEKPCGILNIDGYYDPFIAFVSNMRDRGFTHRRYTDMLVVSDDIDELIERLQAYVPPARVHQSPGAEMSGTELPVILP; this is translated from the coding sequence ATGTCCGCATCCGAGAAGTACACCGTGACCGTGTTCTGCGGCTCGGCCCCGGGGTTCGACGCCGTGTACGTCGAGCAGGCGGCGGCCATCGGCACCGCGATCGGCGAGCGCGGCATCCATCTGGTCTACGGCGGCGGTCACGTCGGGCTCATGGGCACGACGGCCAACGCGGCCCTGACGGCCGGCGGCACCGTGACGGGGGTCATCCCGCACGCGCTCCAGCAGCGCGAGGCGATGCACCACCACCTGACCGAGCTGATCGTGGTCGACACGATGCACGAGCGCAAGACGATCATGTCCGAGCGGGCCGACGCCTTCATCGCGCTGCCCGGAGGACCCGGCACGCTCGAGGAGCTCACCGAGCAGTGGACGTGGGCGCAGTTGGGCATCCACGAGAAGCCGTGCGGCATCCTCAACATCGACGGGTACTACGACCCGTTCATCGCGTTCGTCTCGAACATGCGGGACCGGGGCTTCACCCACCGCCGCTACACCGACATGCTCGTCGTCTCGGACGACATCGACGAGCTGATCGAGCGCCTGCAGGCCTACGTGCCGCCGGCGCGCGTGCACCAGTCGCCCGGGGCTGAGATGTCGGGCACGGAGCTGCCGGTGATCCTGCCCTGA
- a CDS encoding MBL fold metallo-hydrolase, translated as MTVRLSFHGAVDTVTGSRYLIEAAGRRILVDCGLFQGYKSLRRRNREPFPVDPASIDAVVVTHAHLDHTGYLPALVKNGYEGKIHATLGTAELSGLILPDSGYLMEEEASFHRKRGSSKHADPQPLYTRDDAEAAVGRFDPHGFDETIDLDGVRVTFVPAGHILGAAQLQIEAEGRRLHFTGDLGRADDPLMQAPRPLEETDVLVCESTYGDRDHSHDDPAEELAAVIHRICTHGGVVIIPAFAVGRAESLLLQLSRLRAADRIPDVPVFLNSPMAVNAAEIYERHRDEHRIGDEDFRRMYALPTLVRTVDESKLLNLRGGPMIIISASGMLEGGRVLHHLMAYGEDRHNAIILTGFQAGGTRGAALQRGERVLRMFGQNVPIRAEVHDIGSLSAHADRRQILAWMQTAPQAPGRVYLTHGEPAAADALRQQVSWQLGWDANVPTLGETVDV; from the coding sequence ATGACTGTGCGACTTTCTTTCCACGGTGCCGTGGACACCGTCACCGGATCCCGCTACCTCATCGAGGCGGCGGGACGCCGCATCCTCGTCGATTGCGGGCTGTTCCAGGGCTACAAGTCCCTGCGCCGCCGCAACCGCGAGCCGTTCCCCGTCGACCCGGCCTCGATCGACGCCGTCGTGGTCACCCACGCCCACCTCGACCACACCGGATACCTGCCGGCGCTGGTCAAGAACGGCTACGAGGGCAAGATCCACGCGACGCTCGGGACGGCCGAGCTGAGCGGACTGATCCTGCCCGACAGCGGCTACCTCATGGAGGAGGAGGCGAGCTTCCACCGCAAGCGCGGCAGCTCGAAGCACGCCGACCCGCAGCCGCTGTACACGCGCGACGACGCCGAAGCGGCCGTAGGCCGGTTCGACCCCCACGGCTTCGACGAGACGATCGACCTCGACGGGGTGCGGGTGACGTTCGTGCCCGCCGGTCACATCCTGGGGGCGGCGCAGCTGCAGATCGAGGCCGAGGGCCGCCGCCTGCACTTCACCGGCGACCTCGGTCGCGCCGACGATCCGCTCATGCAGGCGCCGCGCCCGCTCGAGGAGACCGACGTCCTCGTGTGCGAGTCGACCTACGGCGACCGCGACCACTCCCACGACGACCCCGCCGAGGAACTCGCCGCGGTCATCCACCGGATCTGCACGCACGGCGGCGTCGTGATCATCCCCGCGTTCGCGGTGGGGCGCGCCGAGTCGCTGCTGCTGCAGCTGTCGCGGCTGCGCGCGGCCGACCGCATCCCCGACGTCCCGGTCTTCCTCAACAGCCCCATGGCCGTCAACGCCGCGGAGATCTACGAGCGCCACCGCGACGAGCACCGCATCGGCGACGAGGACTTCCGGCGCATGTACGCGCTGCCCACGCTCGTGCGCACCGTCGACGAATCCAAGCTGCTGAACCTGCGGGGCGGGCCGATGATCATCATCTCGGCCAGCGGCATGCTCGAGGGCGGTCGCGTGCTGCACCACCTCATGGCGTACGGCGAAGACCGCCACAACGCGATCATCCTGACCGGGTTCCAGGCGGGCGGCACGCGCGGCGCCGCGCTGCAGCGGGGCGAGCGCGTGCTGCGCATGTTCGGGCAGAACGTCCCGATCCGCGCCGAGGTGCACGACATCGGCTCGCTGTCGGCCCATGCCGACCGGCGCCAGATCCTGGCGTGGATGCAGACGGCCCCGCAGGCGCCCGGCCGCGTGTACCTCACGCACGGCGAGCCCGCCGCCGCCGACGCCCTTCGCCAGCAGGTCTCGTGGCAGCTCGGGTGGGACGCGAACGTGCCGACGCTGGGCGAGACGGTCGACGTGTGA
- a CDS encoding aldehyde dehydrogenase family protein has protein sequence MSDTTLLTEESALLERVQAPEGTGREIPDAATREIIGRAPEETAADAQAAIARAKAAQPGWDALGEAKRVELLLKAADAIDANAEALARLLSREQGKPLNGPGARFEVGACSAWLRATAMAPFEPEVIVDDGTTKAVLHYRPVGVVAAIGPWNWPLVIGVWQFAPALRVGDTVVVKPSEYTPLSVLALLSVINEVLPPDVLIGVSGGRDVGAVLASHPDVDKVMFTGSTATGRKIIESSAGNLARLTLELGGNDPAIVLPGSDPAAIAEGIFFGAFGNSGQTCTAIKRLYVHDSIYEDVVQALAGYAAAVPMGVGLEEESILGPVQNKAQFDIVSGMVEDAKARGGRVVAGGSPATDLGELFYPVTLVADVTDGIPLVDEEQFGPALPVIRYSDVEDVIARANALETGLAASVWGPDRDEAAVIASRIEAGTVWINGHGGVHPLVPFGGVKGSGYGLEFGVEGLKSVSVPQVIYG, from the coding sequence ATGTCCGACACCACCCTCCTCACCGAAGAGAGCGCACTCCTCGAGCGCGTCCAGGCTCCCGAAGGCACCGGGCGCGAGATCCCGGATGCCGCGACGCGTGAGATCATCGGCCGCGCGCCGGAGGAGACCGCGGCGGATGCCCAAGCGGCCATCGCGCGCGCGAAGGCCGCACAGCCGGGCTGGGACGCTCTCGGCGAGGCCAAGCGCGTCGAGCTGCTGCTGAAGGCGGCCGATGCGATCGACGCGAACGCCGAGGCGCTCGCACGTCTGCTCTCGCGCGAGCAGGGCAAGCCGTTGAACGGTCCGGGGGCGCGCTTCGAGGTCGGCGCGTGCTCCGCGTGGCTGCGCGCGACGGCCATGGCGCCCTTCGAACCCGAGGTGATCGTCGACGACGGGACGACGAAGGCCGTCCTGCACTACCGTCCCGTCGGCGTCGTTGCCGCGATCGGCCCGTGGAACTGGCCGCTCGTGATCGGCGTGTGGCAGTTCGCGCCCGCGCTGCGGGTCGGCGACACGGTCGTGGTCAAGCCCAGCGAGTACACGCCGCTGAGCGTCCTCGCACTGCTCTCGGTCATCAACGAGGTGCTCCCGCCGGACGTGCTGATCGGCGTGTCGGGCGGGCGCGACGTCGGCGCCGTCCTGGCCTCTCACCCCGACGTCGACAAGGTCATGTTCACCGGCTCGACCGCGACGGGACGCAAGATCATCGAGAGCTCGGCGGGCAACCTGGCGCGCCTGACGCTCGAGCTCGGCGGCAACGACCCCGCGATCGTGCTGCCGGGCTCCGACCCGGCGGCGATCGCCGAGGGCATCTTCTTCGGCGCATTCGGCAACAGCGGTCAGACGTGCACCGCCATCAAGCGCCTGTATGTCCACGACTCGATCTACGAGGACGTCGTGCAGGCGCTCGCCGGCTACGCCGCGGCCGTGCCGATGGGCGTGGGGCTGGAAGAGGAGAGCATCCTCGGACCCGTCCAGAACAAGGCGCAGTTCGACATCGTCTCGGGCATGGTCGAGGACGCCAAGGCGCGCGGCGGCCGCGTCGTCGCCGGGGGCTCCCCCGCCACCGACCTCGGCGAGCTGTTCTACCCCGTCACGCTCGTCGCGGACGTGACCGACGGGATCCCGCTCGTCGACGAGGAGCAGTTCGGGCCCGCTCTGCCGGTCATCCGCTACTCCGACGTCGAGGATGTCATCGCCCGCGCCAACGCGCTCGAGACGGGTCTGGCGGCATCGGTGTGGGGGCCGGACCGCGACGAGGCCGCCGTGATCGCATCGCGCATCGAGGCCGGCACCGTCTGGATCAACGGTCACGGCGGCGTGCACCCGCTGGTGCCCTTCGGCGGCGTCAAGGGCTCGGGCTACGGTCTGGAGTTCGGTGTCGAGGGCCTCAAGTCGGTGTCGGTGCCGCAGGTCATCTACGGCTGA
- the trxA gene encoding thioredoxin, whose protein sequence is MSADAAVVACPSCGAKNRVPAARAGKVRCAKCHADLPWLVTADDASFDDVVGRATLPVLIDVWAPWCGPCRMISPVVEQLSRDFAGRLKVVKVNSDESPGVSRRHGITGIPTLLMYRDGAEADRVVGAVPAAQLRQWAARFATG, encoded by the coding sequence GTGAGCGCCGATGCTGCCGTCGTGGCCTGCCCCAGCTGCGGGGCCAAGAACCGTGTGCCCGCCGCCCGCGCCGGCAAGGTGCGGTGCGCCAAGTGCCATGCCGACCTTCCCTGGCTCGTGACGGCAGACGACGCGTCGTTCGACGACGTCGTGGGTCGGGCGACGCTGCCCGTGCTCATCGACGTGTGGGCGCCGTGGTGCGGCCCATGCCGCATGATCTCGCCGGTGGTCGAGCAGCTCTCGCGCGATTTCGCGGGCCGGCTGAAGGTGGTCAAGGTCAACTCCGACGAGTCGCCGGGCGTCTCGCGCCGGCACGGGATCACCGGCATCCCGACCCTGCTGATGTACCGCGACGGCGCCGAGGCCGATCGCGTCGTGGGCGCGGTGCCGGCAGCCCAGCTTCGGCAATGGGCCGCGCGGTTCGCCACCGGCTGA
- a CDS encoding acyl-CoA dehydrogenase family protein: MDTHTVVNQPPPRVDVDEYGTNPALVDGVAQYDAAWAHHHLHLTGQRVGSASFIADAARANRREPVLRTHDRYGHRIDEVDYDESYHRIIAAALSDGAHTAAFADPRPGANVARAATFMLYAQVEPGHACPVSMTHAVVPVLQAHDDVGAPWLERVFSRSYDGRLVPGKPGAIFGMAMTEKQGGSDVRANTTAARSIGGGLYVLDGHKWFCSAPMSDAFLVLAQAPGGLSCFLVPRLLADGERNRIRIMRLKDKLGNRANASSEVEYDGAVGTLVGEEGRGVRTIIEMVARTRLDCILGSAAGMRQATAEAAWHTRHRSAFGSLLAEQPAMQEVLADLQLETEAATAAALRLARAHDDDADAGEVAFRRLATAVTKYWVCKRGPGHAYEALECLGGNGYTEDFPLAMRYREQPVLAVWEGSGNVIALDVLRALSREPETWEAFDAEVAAAAGVDARFDARLAEVRRQVGALGTDAAPERRARGLVSALAVLLQASLLLRTAPPAVADAFVASRLGDEPFGGALFGALPAGVDTWGIVERI; the protein is encoded by the coding sequence GTGGACACTCACACCGTTGTGAACCAGCCGCCGCCCCGCGTCGACGTCGACGAGTACGGCACGAACCCGGCCCTCGTCGACGGCGTCGCGCAGTACGACGCCGCGTGGGCGCATCATCATCTCCATCTCACCGGTCAGCGCGTGGGCTCGGCATCCTTCATCGCGGATGCCGCCCGGGCCAACCGGCGCGAACCGGTCCTGCGCACCCACGACCGCTACGGCCACCGCATCGACGAGGTCGACTACGACGAGAGCTACCACCGGATCATCGCGGCGGCCCTCAGCGACGGCGCCCACACGGCGGCCTTCGCCGATCCGCGACCCGGCGCCAACGTCGCACGCGCGGCGACCTTCATGCTCTACGCACAGGTGGAGCCGGGCCATGCCTGCCCGGTCTCGATGACGCACGCGGTCGTCCCGGTGCTGCAGGCGCACGACGACGTCGGCGCACCGTGGCTCGAGCGCGTGTTCAGCCGCAGCTACGACGGCAGGCTCGTGCCCGGCAAGCCCGGCGCGATCTTCGGCATGGCGATGACCGAGAAGCAGGGCGGCTCGGACGTGCGCGCGAACACCACCGCCGCGCGCTCGATCGGAGGCGGCCTGTACGTGCTCGACGGGCACAAATGGTTCTGCAGCGCTCCGATGTCGGATGCCTTCCTCGTGCTCGCCCAGGCGCCGGGCGGCCTCAGCTGCTTCCTCGTCCCGCGGCTGCTCGCAGACGGCGAGCGCAACCGCATCCGCATCATGCGACTGAAGGACAAGCTCGGCAATCGCGCGAACGCGTCCAGCGAGGTGGAATACGACGGCGCCGTCGGCACCCTTGTGGGCGAGGAGGGCCGGGGCGTGCGCACCATCATCGAGATGGTCGCCCGCACGCGCCTGGACTGCATCCTGGGCTCTGCCGCGGGCATGCGGCAGGCCACGGCCGAAGCGGCATGGCACACGCGCCACCGCAGCGCCTTCGGGTCGCTGCTCGCCGAGCAGCCGGCGATGCAGGAGGTGCTCGCCGATCTGCAGCTCGAGACCGAGGCGGCCACCGCCGCAGCGCTCCGCCTGGCGCGCGCGCACGACGACGATGCGGATGCCGGCGAGGTGGCGTTCCGCCGCCTGGCGACCGCCGTGACCAAGTACTGGGTCTGCAAGCGCGGTCCCGGTCACGCGTACGAAGCGCTGGAGTGCCTGGGCGGCAACGGCTACACCGAGGACTTCCCGCTCGCGATGCGCTACCGCGAGCAGCCCGTTCTGGCGGTGTGGGAGGGGTCGGGCAACGTCATCGCGCTCGACGTCCTGCGGGCGCTGTCACGCGAACCCGAGACGTGGGAGGCGTTCGACGCCGAAGTGGCCGCGGCCGCCGGGGTCGACGCAAGATTCGATGCGCGCCTGGCCGAGGTCCGCCGACAGGTCGGCGCGCTGGGGACGGATGCCGCGCCCGAGCGCCGCGCCCGAGGCCTCGTGTCGGCCCTCGCGGTGCTGCTGCAGGCATCGCTGCTGCTGCGAACCGCCCCACCCGCCGTGGCCGACGCCTTCGTCGCGTCGCGCCTGGGCGACGAGCCGTTCGGCGGGGCGCTGTTCGGAGCGCTCCCCGCAGGCGTCGACACCTGGGGCATCGTCGAGCGGATCTGA